The proteins below are encoded in one region of Pelagibacterium flavum:
- the dctP gene encoding TRAP transporter substrate-binding protein DctP, with protein sequence MLLNLTRRALMLGTVAVAAAVSMPAVAQDAPTLRFSAVFSDQDIRAGMMGQFADAVRDIATIEPYYGGTLFRQGTELVALQRGNLEMGNIAPQDISNQIPEWSLLTSAYLFRDAEHLRAFFESEVGEEFKQMAEDQLGIHILGPTYFGARQVGLRIDKEIQTPADMEGVRLRMPGGDAWQFLGSAIGANPTPMDYAEVYTGLQTGAIDGQDNPLPNVQNMKFYEVMDQIVLTSHLIGYDLLVISSDAWNAMSAEDQEAFQAAASEAINWSQAEHIAMEEQLIGEFEAAGLKIYEPDQDAFRAYAQEQYLNSDISASWPEGALEAINAL encoded by the coding sequence ATGCTTTTGAATCTCACCCGCCGGGCTCTCATGCTCGGCACGGTTGCAGTCGCGGCCGCTGTGTCGATGCCGGCCGTGGCCCAAGATGCGCCCACGCTCCGGTTTTCGGCAGTGTTTTCCGATCAGGACATTCGTGCCGGCATGATGGGCCAGTTTGCCGATGCCGTGCGCGACATTGCGACCATCGAGCCCTATTACGGCGGCACCCTGTTTCGTCAGGGGACCGAGCTCGTTGCTCTCCAGCGTGGAAACCTCGAAATGGGCAATATCGCCCCTCAGGACATTTCCAACCAGATTCCCGAATGGTCACTTCTGACTTCGGCCTATCTGTTCCGTGACGCCGAACACCTGCGCGCATTCTTCGAGAGCGAAGTGGGCGAAGAGTTCAAGCAGATGGCTGAAGATCAGCTCGGCATCCACATTCTGGGGCCCACCTATTTTGGCGCCCGTCAGGTAGGTCTGCGCATCGACAAGGAAATCCAGACCCCGGCCGATATGGAAGGGGTTCGCCTGCGTATGCCGGGCGGCGATGCGTGGCAGTTCCTGGGCAGCGCGATTGGTGCCAATCCCACTCCGATGGACTATGCCGAGGTCTATACCGGCCTTCAGACCGGAGCCATCGACGGACAGGACAATCCCCTTCCCAACGTCCAGAACATGAAGTTCTACGAGGTTATGGATCAGATCGTTCTTACCTCACACCTGATCGGTTACGATCTTTTGGTGATCTCGTCCGATGCTTGGAATGCAATGTCGGCAGAGGATCAGGAAGCTTTCCAGGCTGCCGCCAGCGAAGCCATCAACTGGAGCCAGGCCGAACACATCGCCATGGAAGAGCAGTTGATCGGCGAGTTCGAAGCTGCCGGCCTTAAGATCTACGAGCCTGACCAGGACGCCTTCCGTGCCTACGCCCAGGAGCAGTACCTGAACTCCGATATCTCGGCCAGCTGGCCCGAAGGTGCGCTCGAAGCTATCAACGCCCTCTAA
- a CDS encoding TRAP transporter small permease, with product MSGLLRIGRWLAARAENILALMLGAMFALFILQIVFRYGLRMQSGWAYELSAVLWVWIVLFGTTFVLRSRDDVRLDIIYSAVSSRTRRIMTVITAVALVALFGLALPAIIDYVLFMKVEKTAYLKFRYDYVYSIFIVFTVVTMARYIWRAGVAVWGKQADDEIEGPAK from the coding sequence ATGTCCGGACTATTGCGCATTGGACGATGGCTTGCCGCGCGGGCCGAGAACATTCTGGCCTTGATGCTAGGCGCCATGTTCGCCCTGTTCATCCTGCAAATCGTGTTCCGTTACGGGTTGCGCATGCAGAGCGGCTGGGCCTACGAGCTCAGCGCAGTTCTGTGGGTATGGATCGTGCTGTTCGGGACGACCTTCGTCTTGCGCTCGCGAGACGATGTGCGGCTCGATATCATCTACAGCGCGGTGAGTTCACGCACGCGCAGGATAATGACCGTCATAACGGCCGTTGCACTTGTAGCATTGTTCGGCCTCGCTTTGCCGGCCATCATTGACTACGTCCTCTTCATGAAGGTGGAAAAGACCGCCTACCTCAAGTTCCGCTACGACTACGTCTATTCCATCTTCATTGTTTTTACCGTCGTGACTATGGCCCGCTACATCTGGCGCGCCGGCGTCGCCGTATGGGGCAAGCAAGCCGATGACGAGATCGAAGGCCCCGCAAAATGA
- a CDS encoding TRAP transporter large permease — MIFLDPFFLCIVSILALAILGLPIGLSMIAGSILYLFMSGLDMGIAAEQFLNRMYSNYIILAVPLFILAAEFMNTGSLSDRLLAWCNAVVGRFRGGLAQVNVLQSMVFAGMSGSAIADAAGTGKMIYSLMTRDGKYPASFAAALTASSAVIGPIIPPSIPMVLYALVSDASIGYLFLGGIVPGAIMGVSLAIIVYFKARTNDFPVEDPVPLRELPRITWTSLPALMMPVVLLFCIYSGITTPTEAAAVAAAYALIISIVLYRSISLKSFYRSLVTSSKTTVSIGMLIAGALVLNYVVTVENIPATLSVILTEWNLDPVAFLIFVNVVLLLLGCMLEGTAIILIIVPVLVPSAAALGIDLVHFGVVVVINVMIGLITPPYGMLLFVMQSISRAKLRHIVGDTLPFLGALLVALMLFTFVPDTVLWLPRMFGYQG, encoded by the coding sequence ATGATTTTTCTCGACCCCTTCTTTCTGTGCATCGTTTCGATCCTGGCGCTTGCCATTCTCGGTTTGCCAATCGGCCTATCGATGATCGCCGGCTCGATCCTCTATTTGTTCATGTCAGGACTCGACATGGGCATAGCGGCCGAACAATTCCTCAACCGGATGTATTCCAACTACATCATCCTTGCGGTTCCCCTGTTTATTCTTGCTGCCGAGTTCATGAACACCGGGTCGTTGTCCGACAGGCTTTTGGCATGGTGCAACGCGGTCGTCGGTCGTTTCCGGGGCGGGCTGGCCCAGGTGAACGTGCTGCAATCAATGGTATTTGCCGGCATGTCCGGCTCGGCCATTGCCGACGCCGCCGGCACGGGCAAGATGATCTATTCGCTCATGACCCGCGATGGCAAATACCCCGCCTCGTTTGCCGCGGCACTCACCGCCTCTTCTGCCGTGATTGGGCCGATCATTCCCCCCTCGATCCCCATGGTCCTTTACGCGCTCGTTTCTGACGCCTCGATCGGGTACCTTTTTTTGGGCGGCATCGTCCCCGGCGCCATCATGGGCGTTTCGTTGGCAATCATTGTCTATTTCAAGGCCCGCACCAACGACTTTCCGGTCGAAGACCCCGTGCCGCTGCGCGAATTGCCCCGCATCACCTGGACCTCGCTTCCCGCTCTGATGATGCCGGTCGTTCTGCTGTTCTGCATTTATAGCGGCATCACAACGCCAACCGAAGCCGCGGCCGTCGCCGCCGCTTACGCGCTAATCATTTCAATTGTTCTCTATCGTTCGATCAGTCTTAAGAGCTTCTATCGGTCTCTGGTGACTTCGTCGAAAACCACCGTGTCGATCGGAATGCTGATCGCCGGGGCGCTGGTCCTCAATTACGTGGTTACGGTCGAAAATATTCCCGCCACTCTCAGCGTCATACTGACCGAATGGAACCTCGATCCGGTCGCCTTTCTGATCTTCGTCAATGTGGTGCTCCTGCTTCTGGGCTGCATGCTTGAGGGAACCGCAATCATCCTCATCATCGTTCCGGTGCTCGTGCCCTCGGCTGCGGCATTGGGCATCGATCTCGTCCATTTCGGCGTCGTTGTCGTCATCAACGTCATGATTGGCCTGATTACGCCGCCATACGGCATGCTGCTCTTTGTCATGCAGTCCATCTCGCGGGCCAAGCTGCGCCATATCGTGGGCGACACTCTGCCCTTCCTCGGTGCGCTTCTTGTGGCGCTGATGCTCTTCACCTTCGTTCCCGATACCGTCCTGTGGCTACCGCGCATGTTCGGGTACCAGGGTTAG
- a CDS encoding type II 3-dehydroquinate dehydratase, with product MTKPIFVLNGPNLNRLGLREPDLYGATTLAQVEALCHASAGGRTIEFRQTNSEERLIDWVHEAIDAAAGIIINPAAFTFTSLALFDALKMFPGPIFEFHITNVHRREAVYHHSYVSKVATAVMAGMGADGYGIAVQAMCARKDLLD from the coding sequence ATGACCAAACCCATTTTTGTCCTCAATGGCCCCAATCTCAACCGGCTGGGCTTGCGTGAACCCGACCTTTACGGTGCAACCACTCTGGCTCAGGTCGAGGCGCTGTGCCACGCAAGCGCCGGCGGGCGGACAATAGAGTTCCGGCAAACCAACTCAGAAGAACGTCTGATCGATTGGGTGCATGAAGCAATCGATGCGGCGGCGGGCATCATCATCAATCCGGCGGCCTTCACCTTCACCTCTCTGGCCCTGTTTGATGCGCTAAAGATGTTCCCCGGACCGATCTTTGAATTCCACATCACCAATGTGCACCGGCGCGAGGCCGTATATCACCATTCCTACGTGTCCAAAGTGGCCACGGCCGTCATGGCAGGCATGGGTGCTGATGGCTATGGGATTGCCGTTCAGGCAATGTGCGCCCGCAAGGATTTGCTGGACTGA
- a CDS encoding GlcG/HbpS family heme-binding protein has protein sequence MEKRTLTFAQAEEIARTAMDGARQEGFDLAVAVVDDGGWPQIQTRMDDAFPAAVDAALAKARSAALFRRPTSDFSRRVKEGMPLAHLPHVTPLGGGVLLERDGVFFGALGLSGAREDTETALAERIAAEFAAGRMVLA, from the coding sequence ATGGAAAAGCGTACCCTCACATTCGCGCAGGCCGAAGAGATCGCCAGGACGGCAATGGACGGCGCGCGGCAAGAGGGGTTCGACCTTGCCGTCGCCGTCGTCGATGATGGCGGCTGGCCCCAAATTCAAACGCGCATGGACGATGCGTTTCCCGCAGCGGTCGATGCGGCGCTGGCCAAGGCCCGCAGCGCAGCCCTGTTTCGCAGGCCCACCTCGGACTTTTCCAGGCGGGTCAAGGAGGGCATGCCTCTGGCCCATCTTCCCCATGTGACACCACTTGGCGGCGGTGTTCTGCTTGAGCGTGACGGCGTCTTCTTCGGCGCTCTGGGGCTGAGCGGTGCCCGTGAGGATACCGAGACGGCGCTGGCCGAACGCATCGCGGCCGAATTCGCGGCGGGCCGCATGGTCCTGGCATAG
- a CDS encoding ThuA domain-containing protein has protein sequence MTKLFARLAGAATVMTALTTMPALAQQPEQYTTFEKYGFCGSIDDSCYNSWYDRTSGEEEPWKVFIYSHVATGVNPHDNRDAGVEALTELLEGQGYEVTTSQDPADLESGFGLRPYDAIVFFNTGRDAVTSLGMMALRIYVEGGGGFVGIHNAFGTNFNSTWFEGLLGAQLYDHGPRQAGTVIVESENDVSVAHLAEGTQFSDEEFYNLNPDPRWLSDVRILLSVDNATREQGLDGYYGNPGMGDTNPVSWCHYYDGGRAWLTTLGHSFEILEDENWRQHVLGGIDSVMGKEPFCQE, from the coding sequence ATGACCAAGCTATTCGCGCGCCTCGCCGGCGCGGCCACCGTGATGACCGCCCTCACTACGATGCCCGCTCTGGCGCAACAGCCCGAGCAATACACGACGTTTGAAAAATACGGCTTTTGCGGCAGCATTGACGATAGCTGCTACAACTCATGGTACGATCGTACATCGGGCGAAGAAGAGCCCTGGAAGGTCTTTATCTACTCTCACGTCGCCACGGGCGTGAACCCGCATGACAATCGCGATGCGGGCGTTGAGGCGCTCACTGAACTGCTCGAGGGGCAGGGCTACGAGGTCACCACAAGTCAGGATCCTGCCGACCTCGAAAGCGGATTCGGGCTTCGGCCCTATGATGCCATCGTGTTCTTCAACACCGGCCGCGATGCCGTGACCAGCCTGGGCATGATGGCGCTTCGCATTTACGTCGAAGGCGGTGGCGGTTTTGTGGGTATCCACAACGCGTTCGGCACCAATTTCAACTCGACATGGTTCGAAGGTCTTCTTGGCGCGCAGCTTTATGACCACGGTCCGCGGCAGGCGGGCACTGTCATCGTCGAGAGCGAGAATGACGTCTCGGTGGCGCATCTGGCCGAGGGTACTCAGTTCAGCGATGAAGAGTTCTATAACCTCAACCCCGACCCGCGTTGGCTGAGCGATGTGCGCATTCTGCTCAGCGTCGACAATGCGACGCGCGAGCAGGGACTGGATGGCTATTACGGCAATCCCGGCATGGGCGACACCAACCCCGTGTCCTGGTGCCACTATTACGATGGCGGGCGGGCATGGCTCACCACGCTCGGCCACAGTTTTGAAATTCTAGAGGATGAGAACTGGCGCCAGCACGTGCTCGGCGGCATCGACAGCGTGATGGGCAAAGAGCCCTTCTGTCAGGAGTAA
- a CDS encoding c-type cytochrome: protein MQFLLKHPHIPVLGCALAFAGLAALPAIAQDHALEGGSIGVDQVERGQQEYMANCSICHGEDLHSVLSTAPDLTGSVFKYGWVGQTVGAKYNVISTTMPAGMGGSLSDQTYVDIVAYILSANGVPATEDGELPVDPEALQAITITAP, encoded by the coding sequence GTGCAATTTCTCTTAAAGCATCCGCACATCCCGGTCCTTGGTTGCGCGCTCGCATTTGCTGGCTTGGCCGCACTGCCGGCGATTGCGCAGGACCATGCGCTTGAAGGCGGTTCCATTGGCGTCGATCAGGTCGAGCGCGGCCAGCAAGAGTACATGGCGAACTGTTCGATTTGCCATGGCGAGGATCTTCATTCGGTCCTCTCGACGGCGCCCGATCTTACCGGCTCCGTGTTCAAATATGGCTGGGTCGGGCAAACCGTCGGCGCAAAATACAACGTCATTTCGACAACCATGCCTGCAGGCATGGGCGGGTCGCTTTCGGATCAGACCTATGTCGACATCGTCGCCTACATTCTGTCCGCCAACGGCGTTCCGGCGACAGAAGATGGCGAACTGCCGGTCGATCCCGAAGCCCTTCAGGCCATCACCATAACCGCTCCGTGA
- a CDS encoding pyrroloquinoline quinone-dependent dehydrogenase — protein sequence MKLRSIVSVAALLAVLGASAPAWAQDDAFTPVTDEMLSAPADGDWPLWRRALDSWGYSPLDEIDRENVSDLTLAWGWSMEPGWQETAPIVYDGVMYLANPDGIAQALDAVTGDLLWEYRREMPEGFRPGMMSRGLAIYGDKVFFATPDAGLVALDAVSGQVVWETDVAGDGKTVTAAPVVADGKVIVGYMGCFGFVADKCGVAAFDTETGDEVWRTITVSDAPEGEDSWGGMPYVLRGGGDIWTSASYDPEADLVYIGSSQAKPWARASRGQDDASLYTSSTLALDPDTGEIEWFRQYIPGETNDMDEAFEHILVDIDGEPSYVNMGKLAILWRGNRETGEPYPAFDLGWQDQIDITEEGTFANYRDGKIAELGEPITMCPSTTGFRSWRSLAYSPHTRAVYIPMSINCDTAMTYGEVEMVEGGGGNGQVGSTRAIHPDSPDNVGRFVAMNIDTGEVLWENPSRSPANTAMLTTAGGLVFGGDWDRHMYAWDEETGEVLWETRLPQAAQGYPIAYAVDGKQYIAVPVGVGGYSWSSSVPSQLTPEIKRPSSGNAVLVFALPDRG from the coding sequence ATGAAACTGAGATCTATTGTCAGCGTAGCAGCATTGCTTGCCGTACTTGGCGCCTCGGCTCCCGCATGGGCCCAAGACGATGCGTTCACCCCGGTCACCGATGAGATGCTGAGCGCCCCGGCCGATGGCGACTGGCCACTTTGGCGGCGCGCGCTTGACAGCTGGGGCTATTCCCCGCTCGATGAAATCGACCGCGAAAACGTGAGCGATCTGACCCTGGCCTGGGGCTGGTCCATGGAGCCCGGCTGGCAGGAAACGGCGCCGATCGTCTATGACGGCGTTATGTATCTCGCCAATCCTGATGGCATTGCCCAGGCCCTTGATGCGGTGACCGGCGATCTCTTGTGGGAATACCGGCGCGAAATGCCCGAAGGGTTCCGTCCTGGCATGATGAGCCGTGGTTTGGCCATCTATGGTGACAAGGTCTTTTTTGCGACGCCCGATGCGGGACTTGTCGCACTGGACGCGGTCTCGGGTCAGGTCGTCTGGGAAACCGACGTTGCTGGCGACGGCAAGACCGTAACAGCCGCTCCCGTCGTCGCTGATGGCAAGGTCATCGTCGGTTACATGGGGTGCTTCGGGTTCGTGGCGGACAAGTGCGGCGTGGCCGCGTTTGACACCGAAACCGGTGACGAAGTCTGGCGCACCATCACCGTTTCCGATGCCCCCGAAGGCGAGGACAGCTGGGGCGGCATGCCCTACGTCCTGCGCGGCGGTGGTGACATCTGGACGTCGGCATCATACGATCCCGAAGCCGATCTGGTCTATATCGGCTCGTCTCAGGCCAAGCCCTGGGCCCGCGCCAGCCGCGGTCAGGACGATGCCTCGCTCTACACCAGCTCAACCCTGGCGCTCGACCCCGATACCGGGGAAATCGAGTGGTTCCGCCAGTACATTCCGGGCGAAACAAACGATATGGACGAGGCCTTCGAGCACATCCTTGTCGATATCGATGGGGAGCCTTCTTACGTCAACATGGGCAAGCTAGCCATTCTCTGGCGCGGCAACCGCGAGACGGGCGAGCCCTATCCCGCCTTTGACCTCGGCTGGCAGGACCAGATCGACATCACCGAGGAAGGTACATTTGCCAACTATCGCGACGGCAAGATTGCCGAACTGGGTGAGCCCATAACCATGTGCCCGAGCACGACCGGGTTCCGCAGCTGGCGCTCGCTTGCCTATAGCCCGCACACCCGCGCCGTCTACATCCCCATGAGCATCAATTGCGACACTGCCATGACCTATGGCGAAGTGGAGATGGTCGAAGGCGGCGGCGGCAATGGACAGGTTGGCAGCACCCGCGCCATCCACCCCGATAGCCCGGACAATGTCGGTCGCTTCGTTGCCATGAATATCGATACTGGCGAAGTGCTTTGGGAAAACCCCTCGCGCTCTCCGGCCAATACCGCCATGCTCACGACCGCCGGCGGTCTTGTTTTCGGCGGCGATTGGGATCGCCACATGTACGCATGGGACGAGGAAACCGGCGAAGTGCTTTGGGAAACCCGCCTGCCGCAGGCCGCACAGGGCTACCCGATCGCTTATGCCGTCGATGGAAAGCAGTATATTGCAGTCCCTGTAGGGGTGGGGGGGTATTCCTGGTCTTCCAGCGTTCCCAGCCAGTTGACCCCCGAAATCAAGCGTCCCAGTTCGGGCAATGCAGTGCTCGTCTTCGCACTACCCGACCGCGGCTGA